The following are encoded in a window of Anopheles stephensi strain Indian chromosome X, UCI_ANSTEP_V1.0, whole genome shotgun sequence genomic DNA:
- the LOC118504353 gene encoding uncharacterized protein LOC118504353 has product MTNTPEKELERLDLGDLFVCLPLNMADSCDSDSVTVVEGGEPREGAEQSGERDRVEENMGLAGDGVEVFGPDGGGHGDSGPEDCLDCEGPPFYVEESCDLDNEGQAEGDEPREDGEQSGERDRAEENMGLAGDGVEDFGPDGGGHGDSGPEDCSDCEGPLFYLEESYDSDSVTVVEGGEPREDGEQSGERDRVEENMGLAGDGVEVFGPDDDPCEGPGDAGPGYCSDCEGPPFYVEEPWDWDNEGQAEGGEPREDAEQSGERDRVEENMGLAGDGVEDFGPDGEGHDDSGPEDCSDCEGPPFYVEEPWDWDNEGQAEGGGPRENGEQSGERDGVQLFGPDGAQCECKQNAYHPDKCWDYEGAPSYEKEVYDPNNQNPDRNDSGEYSAGDINANASAHTEPADQGMQDIGPDAAECAEAGILAMLPLLVTLPWNPEPFYPENANQAAGGEYYEYADQYSDQEVESITDEQASVLSDSDAPEHLADGGVQQEAAPDDAQNLAQEDGKEDCAGAVGDAEPQPGWKDRNDIPAPIPTTSRLLPPLPPLGKVPEFYLDSDCSGGVSEDSSEDNDD; this is encoded by the coding sequence ATGACGAACACGCCGGAAAAAGAATTGGAGCGCTTGGACCTGGGAGATTTGTTTGTCTGTCTACCGTTGAATATGGCCGATTCGTGCGATTCGGACAGTGTGACCGTGGTTGAGGGAGGCGAACCTCGCGAAGGTGCTGAGCAATCCGGTGAACGTGATCGAGTTGAGGAGAATATGGGACTCGCTGGCGATGGTGTGGAGGTCTTCGGACCTGATGGTGGGGGACATGGCGATTCCGGCCCGGAAGATTGCTTGGACTGTGAGGGGCCTCCGTTCTATGTGGAGGAATCGTGCGATCTGGACAATGAGGGTCAGGCTGAGGGAGACGAACCTCGCGAAGATGGTGAGCAATCCGGTGAACGTGATCGAGCTGAGGAGAATATGGGACTCGCTGGCGATGGTGTGGAGGACTTCGGACCTGATGGTGGGGGACATGGCGATTCCGGCCCGGAAGATTGCTCGGACTGTGAGGGGCCTCTGTTCTATTTGGAGGAATCGTACGATTCGGACAGTGTGACCGTGGTTGAGGGAGGCGAACCTCGCGAAGATGGTGAGCAATCCGGTGAACGTGATCGAGTTGAGGAGAATATGGGACTCGCTGGCGATGGTGTGGAGGTCTTCGGACCTGATGATGATCCGTGTGAAGGGCCTGGCGATGCCGGCCCGGGATATTGCTCGGACTGTGAGGGGCCTCCGTTCTATGTGGAGGAGCCGTGGGATTGGGACAATGAGGGTCAGGCGGAGGGAGGCGAACCTCGCGAAGATGCTGAGCAATCCGGTGAACGTGATCGAGTTGAGGAGAATATGGGACTCGCTGGCGATGGTGTGGAGGACTTCGGACCTGATGGTGAGGGGCATGACGATTCCGGCCCGGAAGATTGCTCGGACTGTGAGGGGCCTCCGTTCTATGTGGAGGAGCCGTGGGATTGGGACAATGAGGGTCAGGCGGAGGGAGGCGGACCTCGCGAAAATGGTGAGCAATCTGGTGAACGTGATGGTGTGCAGCTCTTCGGACCTGATGGTGCTCAGTGTGAGTGTAAGCAGAACGCATACCACCCGGACAAGTGTTGGGATTATGAGGGGGCTCCATCGTACGAGAAAGAAGTGTATGATCCGAACAACCAGAATCCTGACCGCAATGACAGTGGTGAATACAGTGCCGGTGACATCAACGCAAATGCTTCGGCGCACACGGAACCAGCGGACCAGGGTATGCAGGACATTGGTCCGGATGCTGCTGAATGTGCGGAAGCAGGAATCCTCGCCATGCTGCCCTTGTTGGTCACACTTCCGTGGAACCCGGAACCGTTCTACCCGGAAAATGCGAACCAAGCAGCGGGTGGCGAATACTATGAGTATGCCGATCAGTACAGTGATCAAGAGGTCGAATCCATTACCGATGAGCAGGCTTCCGTCCTGTCGGATAGTGACGCACCCGAACATCTCGCTGACGGTGGTGTGCAGCAGGAAGCCGCACCTGATGACGCGCAAAACCTGGCGCAGGAGGACGGCAAGGAAGACTGTGCTGGTGCGGTCGGTGACGCTGAACCCCAACCTGGCTGGAAGGATCGCAATGACATCCCGGCACCCATCCCGACCACAAGCCGCCTGCTTCCACCACTACCCCCACTGGGCAAAGTGCCCGAGTTTTATCT